A region of the Egibacteraceae bacterium genome:
CGAGGAGGAGATGGTCGCCCTGCTGAACCACGGGGCTTTGAGCCTCATGGTCTCCATCGGCCACCGCACCGGCTTGTTCGACACGATGGCCCGCTGCGGTGCGGCCACCGTCGAGACGCTCGCCGACGAGGCCGGCCTGGACCAGCGCTACGTCGCCGAGTGGCTCGGCGCCATGGTCACCGGGCGGATCGTCGAGCACGACCCCGACACGCGCACCTACGCGCTGCCGGGCGAGCACGCGCGGCTGCTCACCCGGGCAGGGGACGAGAACCTCGCCGTGTTCGCGCAGTACGTCCCGCTGCTCGGCGCGGTGGAGGACGCCATCGTCGAGCGGTTCCGCCACGGCGGCGGCGTGGACTACGCCGCCTACCCGCGCTTCCACGAGGTGATGGAGGAGGACAGCGCCCAGACCGTCCTGTCGGCGCTGCGCGAGCACATCCTGCCGCTCGTGCCGGGGTTGGTAGATCGGCTCGAGCGCGGCATCCGGGTCATCGACGTGGGGTGCGGCCGCGGGCGGGCCCTGGTGGAGATGGCCGGCTGGTTCCCCAACAGCACGTTCGTCGGCTACGAACTCTCCGATGAGGCTGTGGGCTACGCCAGGGACACCGCCGCCAGCCGCGGCCTGGACAACGTGGCGTTCCACGCCCACGACGCCGCGCACCTGACCGCGGAGGAGCCGCCGGGCGCCGCCGGGCTCGTCACCACGTTCGACGCCGTGCACGACCAGGCCGACCCCGAGGCGGTGGTGGCGGGCATCCGCCGCATGCTCGCCGACGACGGCGTCTACCTCGCCCAGGACATCGACGCGACCAGCACGCACCACGGCGACATCGAGCACCCGATCGGCCCGCTCCTCTACACGATCTCGTGCCTGCACTGCATGACGGTGTCGCTCGCGCGCGGCGGCGTGGGACTGGGCGCGATGTGGGGCCGTCAGCGAGCCCGCGCGCTGTT
Encoded here:
- a CDS encoding class I SAM-dependent methyltransferase; translation: MTPTTTTPASVRPEPLDEQRAAAFEEEMVALLNHGALSLMVSIGHRTGLFDTMARCGAATVETLADEAGLDQRYVAEWLGAMVTGRIVEHDPDTRTYALPGEHARLLTRAGDENLAVFAQYVPLLGAVEDAIVERFRHGGGVDYAAYPRFHEVMEEDSAQTVLSALREHILPLVPGLVDRLERGIRVIDVGCGRGRALVEMAGWFPNSTFVGYELSDEAVGYARDTAASRGLDNVAFHAHDAAHLTAEEPPGAAGLVTTFDAVHDQADPEAVVAGIRRMLADDGVYLAQDIDATSTHHGDIEHPIGPLLYTISCLHCMTVSLARGGVGLGAMWGRQRARALFTAAGFSEIEVHTLDHDPQNAYYVCRP